The Bacillus sp. Marseille-Q1617 genome has a segment encoding these proteins:
- a CDS encoding branched-chain amino acid ABC transporter permease, with protein MDLIINLALNGLATGMLIFLLAAGLTLIFGLMDVLNFAHGGLFAWGAYSGVWVYAVTDSFVLGIIGAIVTGLILGMITEKFIIQPVYGNHVQQILITLGFMLVLSELLKVVWGPNQLSTSAPDYLAGSWVIGDVIIIKYRLFIIAVGFLVFGLVQLILKKTRVGLVVRAGVMNKEMVEAFGINIKKVFMYVFMVGSALAALGGILLAPYSGVIYAEMGMEFAILAFIVVVIGGMGSFPGSLFAAVLVGLTGSFMTYYVPELSLAVNMILMALVLIFRPQGLFTVKG; from the coding sequence ATGGACCTCATCATCAATTTAGCGTTAAACGGCCTGGCGACAGGGATGTTGATTTTTCTGTTAGCGGCAGGTTTGACCTTGATATTTGGATTGATGGATGTGTTGAATTTTGCCCACGGCGGCTTGTTCGCTTGGGGAGCGTACAGTGGTGTATGGGTTTACGCTGTGACTGACAGCTTTGTACTGGGGATTATAGGAGCCATTGTGACGGGGCTGATTCTTGGGATGATTACTGAAAAGTTCATTATTCAGCCGGTATATGGAAATCATGTTCAGCAGATTCTGATCACCCTGGGTTTTATGCTGGTTCTCTCGGAACTGTTGAAGGTCGTGTGGGGCCCCAACCAGTTATCGACGTCCGCTCCGGATTATCTGGCAGGCAGCTGGGTGATCGGAGATGTCATTATTATTAAATACAGGCTGTTTATTATAGCTGTAGGATTTCTGGTATTTGGACTTGTTCAGCTCATTTTGAAAAAGACGAGAGTAGGATTAGTGGTTCGTGCAGGAGTTATGAACAAAGAAATGGTAGAAGCGTTTGGAATAAATATCAAGAAAGTATTCATGTATGTATTTATGGTCGGATCAGCGCTGGCGGCGCTCGGGGGGATTCTGCTTGCTCCTTATTCCGGTGTCATTTATGCAGAAATGGGGATGGAATTTGCGATCCTGGCCTTCATCGTAGTGGTGATCGGCGGGATGGGAAGCTTTCCTGGATCCCTATTCGCAGCCGTTTTGGTAGGATTGACCGGTTCTTTCATGACGTATTACGTTCCGGAGCTGTCACTGGCTGTCAATATGATACTGATGGCGCTCGTACTCATTTTCAGGCCGCAGGGATTATTTACAGTAAAGGGGTGA
- a CDS encoding ABC transporter ATP-binding protein, with protein sequence MNILETKDLTIKFGGHTAVDNVSFSVPEKEFKSIIGPNGAGKTTLFNLLSGQLKPTSGDVFLKGKKVTKLSPTRRARLGIGRSFQITNVFPNLTVLENVRLAVQSKRGIRYIMHRDKNGFGDIMSEAHRLLDLVMLTKKADFLAVNLAHGEKRKLEIAMLLALDTEILLLDEPTAGMSLEEVPAILDVIRTIKEQGNKTIVLIEHKMDMIMDLSDSIMVLFNGRLLADDHPKEIMKNEQVQSAYLGGLYDEHTA encoded by the coding sequence ATGAACATTTTAGAAACAAAAGATTTAACGATTAAGTTCGGCGGCCATACAGCGGTTGATAATGTATCGTTTTCTGTTCCCGAAAAGGAATTCAAATCGATCATCGGCCCGAATGGGGCGGGTAAAACGACTCTTTTTAATTTATTGAGCGGACAATTGAAACCGACTAGCGGAGATGTCTTCCTGAAGGGAAAGAAAGTGACGAAACTTTCCCCTACAAGGAGGGCTCGTCTTGGTATAGGGCGTTCTTTTCAAATCACCAATGTGTTTCCTAATCTTACAGTTTTGGAGAATGTAAGACTGGCTGTTCAATCAAAACGTGGAATCCGCTATATCATGCATCGTGATAAAAATGGTTTTGGAGATATCATGAGTGAAGCCCATCGATTGCTGGACCTGGTGATGCTGACAAAAAAAGCTGATTTTCTTGCCGTTAATCTGGCACATGGAGAAAAGCGAAAGCTTGAGATCGCCATGCTTCTCGCACTGGACACAGAAATCCTGCTGCTTGATGAACCGACTGCGGGAATGTCTTTAGAAGAAGTGCCGGCGATTCTTGATGTGATTCGGACAATCAAAGAACAAGGAAACAAAACGATTGTGTTGATCGAACACAAAATGGATATGATCATGGATCTTTCCGATTCAATCATGGTGTTATTCAATGGACGATTACTGGCGGATGATCACCCGAAGGAAATCATGAAGAATGAACAAGTGCAATCGGCATACCTGGGAGGACTTTACGATGAGCACACTGCTTAA
- a CDS encoding substrate-binding domain-containing protein: MRKSMKWSALMVLLSCMLVVSTACNSESSGGSGDGASEKETVKVGVLASLTGALESYGKQTQRGFELGLEYATDGTMEVAGKKIEVVFEDTETKPEVAVQKATKLLEEDEVDFLVGSSSSGDTLAVLPLAEEYEKIMIVEPAVADSITGSEFNPYIFRTARNSSQDAVAGAAAIAKDGVKIATLAPDYSFGRDGVAAFKTAAEELGAEIVHEEYADPAATDFTSNIQKVIEAKPDYLFVIWAGANSPWNQIADMKLQDKGIKISTGAPDIAALSAMEPLVGMEGFSVYYHELPDNEINDWLVEEHKKKYDGEVPDLFTPGGMSAAISIVEALKKTEGDLDPDTLIETLEGMSFETPKGKMTFREEDHQALQTLYAIRLEKKEGVPYPVPVLIRELSPDETAPPILN; this comes from the coding sequence ATGAGGAAATCGATGAAGTGGTCTGCTTTGATGGTTCTGCTGTCTTGCATGCTGGTTGTGTCAACGGCCTGTAATTCTGAGTCAAGTGGTGGATCGGGTGATGGGGCGTCGGAAAAAGAAACCGTGAAGGTCGGGGTGCTGGCTTCATTGACAGGAGCTTTGGAGTCGTATGGCAAGCAAACGCAAAGGGGCTTTGAGCTCGGGCTGGAATATGCGACTGACGGGACGATGGAAGTCGCAGGAAAGAAAATAGAGGTTGTCTTTGAAGATACTGAAACAAAACCGGAAGTGGCAGTTCAAAAGGCCACTAAATTATTGGAGGAAGATGAAGTGGATTTCCTTGTGGGATCGTCAAGCTCCGGTGATACACTGGCGGTGCTTCCACTCGCAGAAGAATATGAAAAAATCATGATTGTCGAACCTGCAGTTGCTGATAGTATTACAGGTTCAGAGTTCAATCCATATATTTTCAGAACCGCCCGCAACTCTTCACAAGATGCGGTAGCGGGAGCAGCTGCCATTGCGAAAGATGGAGTGAAAATCGCCACCCTGGCACCTGATTACTCGTTTGGACGTGACGGGGTAGCTGCTTTTAAAACAGCAGCAGAAGAACTTGGTGCAGAAATTGTCCATGAAGAATATGCAGATCCTGCAGCGACAGATTTTACCTCTAATATTCAAAAAGTGATAGAAGCAAAGCCCGACTATCTATTTGTCATTTGGGCAGGTGCCAATTCACCTTGGAATCAAATTGCTGATATGAAGCTGCAGGACAAGGGAATTAAAATTTCTACAGGAGCACCGGATATCGCGGCACTCTCGGCAATGGAACCGCTTGTGGGAATGGAAGGATTCTCTGTTTACTATCATGAGCTTCCAGATAACGAAATTAATGACTGGTTAGTCGAAGAACATAAAAAGAAATATGACGGAGAGGTTCCGGACTTATTCACCCCAGGAGGGATGAGTGCCGCCATTTCGATTGTGGAAGCACTTAAAAAGACTGAAGGTGATCTGGATCCAGATACCCTGATTGAAACGTTGGAAGGAATGAGCTTTGAGACACCTAAAGGGAAAATGACATTCCGTGAAGAAGATCATCAGGCATTGCAGACCCTTTATGCCATCAGACTGGAAAAGAAAGAAGGCGTACCTTATCCGGTGCCTGTTTTAATAAGGGAGCTTTCACCTGACGAAACAGCTCCTCCGATCCTGAATTAA
- a CDS encoding BTAD domain-containing putative transcriptional regulator translates to MAAEIPIIETKFVPPVVKETYIRRPALMKKMRTITNYKLLIVHSGAGYGKSTAISQFLQDESLDYCWYSITVNDDGLIPFVTNILYSIKKQVPAFGSELKEALASIGQYIKEEDLYKLSTVFINECMKIPHSLTVILDDYHLIDHSFLINQWMEKVLEHLPNHIHFFLSTRTKPSWTSFIQLKISRQLLEITEADLCLTDEEVEMLLTDFYDTAIPEAQIQAICKLTEGWVIAVSMIHSQLQENPYILMVDKQYSSLTELFQYLAHEVFSKQSPIVQQFLKQISILQEIDGETCEAIFDVPGSHHMLKQLSEKNALLQEMKGASHYRLHALFQAFLERKLAEEDAQLYNELQLKCAFYFERKGQWEKAVLHYFKMGNMDAVASILSREAEGMIKRGHLETLGDYLRQLPHDIKDRYYSLWVYQGEFFRYRSFYEKAEKAYTKGIQQAFENQDTFNLSRAYEGIGRIYLDTIQPGKAQRYLLKAIEALEDDHDRFTQEKIQLYYLISENLVNSGKAVQAKIWYEKGKENGVMMEEGNLGARMLLRTGKLQEAKALLLDKENHDGLPQSHREKELLLSLIESFMGNGSEAKVLAQQGISQGIKTKSPFVEACGWIRMGHAVQLLNDYDGGLAKNCYETSLELMSQINISRGKAEPFMGLSIMYSRMGDYQKAKEYAGEALHETEKVEDAWLSSLILLSAGINDYYRGEEDEAFTQITRAGRQFDACGDGYGKMLTNLWKSAVAYKRDKHDEFQEYMTACLNEVQIGNYEFIFFKQTTFGPKDLQSLIPLLVRAHQEGIHSSYCLELLRKMGYESLSSHPGYTLKVHTLGSFEIWLGDERVTEKQWQRDKAKELFQYFLIQRNHIKRKEEIIEELWPEGSGSDRDFKVALNTLNNVLEPNRPARGKAFFISRIQDGYKLNGQAGIEYDSDQFTSWISQGLKEPDADKSIQYLERGMLYYKGSFLPDRKGTWWTEKERERLKHLYLRGLEKRAQLAVRKETYEDAIDCCLIIIEHDSLWEEAYRILMYCYYQKNNRPQAVKWYQKCKDLLDTELGVSPMEATQRMYEMVIGVSG, encoded by the coding sequence ATGGCAGCAGAAATTCCTATTATTGAAACGAAGTTTGTTCCGCCTGTTGTCAAAGAGACATATATACGACGACCTGCGTTAATGAAAAAAATGAGAACGATTACAAATTATAAACTGCTCATTGTTCATTCCGGTGCAGGTTATGGAAAAAGTACAGCTATCAGTCAATTCTTACAAGATGAGAGCCTAGATTATTGCTGGTATTCCATAACGGTGAACGACGACGGTTTGATTCCTTTTGTCACGAACATTTTATACAGCATAAAGAAACAGGTCCCTGCATTTGGAAGCGAACTGAAAGAAGCACTGGCTTCCATCGGTCAGTATATCAAAGAAGAGGATTTATACAAATTAAGTACTGTTTTTATTAATGAATGTATGAAAATCCCACACTCTTTGACCGTCATACTTGATGATTACCATCTGATTGATCATTCTTTTCTTATTAATCAGTGGATGGAAAAGGTGCTGGAACACCTGCCAAACCATATACACTTCTTCCTCTCCACACGGACCAAACCTTCATGGACTTCTTTCATTCAGCTGAAAATTTCCAGGCAGCTGCTTGAAATAACAGAAGCTGATTTGTGCCTGACTGACGAAGAGGTGGAAATGCTTTTAACCGACTTCTATGACACGGCGATTCCGGAAGCACAAATCCAAGCCATCTGCAAATTGACCGAGGGATGGGTGATCGCAGTCAGCATGATTCATTCACAGCTTCAGGAGAATCCCTATATTTTAATGGTGGATAAGCAGTATTCTTCGTTAACAGAACTTTTTCAATATTTGGCCCACGAGGTCTTTTCGAAGCAATCTCCTATTGTTCAACAATTCTTGAAGCAAATCTCCATTCTTCAGGAAATCGATGGTGAAACATGTGAAGCGATCTTTGATGTGCCGGGATCTCATCATATGCTCAAACAGCTTTCGGAGAAGAATGCCCTTTTGCAGGAGATGAAAGGAGCCTCTCATTATCGTCTTCATGCATTGTTCCAGGCGTTCCTGGAACGGAAATTGGCAGAGGAAGATGCACAGCTGTACAATGAGCTGCAGCTGAAGTGTGCTTTTTATTTTGAGAGAAAAGGACAGTGGGAGAAAGCAGTGCTGCATTATTTCAAAATGGGGAACATGGATGCTGTAGCTTCCATATTATCGAGGGAAGCAGAAGGCATGATAAAACGGGGTCATCTGGAGACGCTTGGTGATTATCTTCGCCAGCTGCCCCATGATATTAAGGATCGATATTATTCTCTATGGGTTTATCAGGGGGAGTTCTTCCGTTATCGATCATTTTACGAAAAAGCAGAAAAAGCGTACACAAAAGGAATTCAACAGGCGTTTGAAAATCAAGATACGTTCAACCTCAGCAGAGCGTATGAAGGAATAGGCAGGATATATCTTGATACGATACAGCCGGGTAAAGCCCAGCGTTATCTCTTGAAAGCAATTGAGGCGTTAGAAGATGACCATGATCGTTTCACGCAGGAAAAAATTCAGCTTTACTATTTGATTTCTGAAAATCTGGTTAATTCCGGGAAAGCCGTCCAGGCGAAAATCTGGTATGAAAAAGGGAAAGAAAATGGGGTCATGATGGAAGAAGGGAACCTTGGAGCAAGGATGCTTCTCCGAACAGGGAAGCTTCAGGAAGCGAAGGCGCTTCTCCTCGATAAAGAAAATCATGACGGGCTCCCCCAGTCTCACAGGGAAAAAGAGTTACTGCTCTCTTTGATTGAATCATTCATGGGGAATGGCAGTGAAGCAAAAGTACTTGCACAACAGGGGATCAGCCAAGGCATCAAAACCAAATCGCCCTTTGTGGAAGCGTGCGGATGGATTCGGATGGGGCATGCCGTCCAACTACTAAATGACTATGATGGCGGACTCGCAAAAAATTGTTATGAAACCTCGCTGGAATTAATGAGTCAAATCAACATTTCCAGAGGGAAGGCAGAGCCGTTTATGGGGCTTTCGATTATGTACAGCAGGATGGGCGATTATCAAAAGGCAAAAGAATATGCGGGGGAAGCACTGCATGAAACCGAGAAGGTTGAAGATGCGTGGCTTTCTTCCTTAATCCTTCTGAGTGCAGGGATAAATGATTACTACCGCGGAGAGGAAGACGAAGCATTCACCCAGATCACGAGGGCAGGCAGACAATTTGATGCGTGCGGTGACGGCTATGGAAAGATGCTTACAAATCTATGGAAAAGTGCAGTGGCCTACAAAAGGGATAAGCATGATGAATTTCAAGAATACATGACAGCTTGCCTGAATGAAGTGCAGATAGGGAATTATGAATTTATTTTCTTTAAACAGACGACGTTCGGCCCAAAAGACCTTCAGAGCCTCATCCCGTTATTGGTGAGGGCCCATCAGGAAGGAATCCATTCTTCTTATTGCCTTGAACTCTTAAGGAAAATGGGCTATGAATCCCTTTCTTCCCACCCCGGTTATACCCTGAAAGTCCATACGCTGGGGAGCTTTGAGATATGGCTTGGGGACGAGAGAGTAACCGAAAAACAATGGCAGAGAGACAAGGCCAAGGAGCTGTTTCAATATTTCCTCATCCAAAGGAATCATATTAAGCGAAAAGAAGAAATCATTGAAGAACTGTGGCCTGAAGGAAGCGGGTCAGACCGGGATTTTAAGGTGGCGTTGAATACATTGAATAACGTCCTGGAACCGAACCGGCCGGCGAGAGGGAAGGCTTTCTTTATCAGCAGGATTCAGGATGGCTACAAGTTAAATGGGCAGGCGGGCATCGAGTATGACAGTGACCAATTTACAAGCTGGATATCACAGGGCTTAAAAGAGCCGGATGCTGATAAATCAATCCAGTACCTGGAAAGGGGGATGCTCTACTACAAAGGGAGCTTCCTTCCAGATCGAAAAGGCACATGGTGGACAGAGAAAGAAAGAGAAAGACTGAAGCACCTGTACTTGAGAGGACTGGAGAAAAGGGCACAGCTGGCAGTGAGAAAAGAAACCTATGAGGATGCCATCGACTGCTGCCTGATCATCATCGAACATGATTCACTCTGGGAAGAAGCCTACCGCATTCTTATGTATTGCTACTATCAAAAAAATAATCGTCCCCAGGCAGTGAAATGGTATCAGAAATGCAAGGATTTACTCGACACCGAATTGGGGGTATCTCCCATGGAGGCTACCCAAAGAATGTATGAAATGGTGATTGGAGTGAGTGGATAG
- a CDS encoding ABC transporter ATP-binding protein, with protein MSTLLKVENIETYIGQYHILQGVSFEVKKGEVTVLLGRNGAGKTTSLRSIMGLTPPSSGRIIYKGEEIQGLPTYKTANRGIGYVPEDQGIFGELTVEENMKVAMKNQDGETKDRMEWITDLFPDLKKFWKKAGGNLSGGQKQMLSIARAYLNNNELILIDEPSKGLAPIVVEKVMESIVEMKERTTILLVEQNFIMASKIGDRYYIIDDGTTVHNGHMEMLVKDEDMKKKYLGIA; from the coding sequence ATGAGCACACTGCTTAAGGTAGAAAACATCGAAACCTATATTGGGCAATACCATATCCTTCAAGGAGTCTCCTTTGAAGTGAAAAAGGGGGAGGTCACCGTCCTACTCGGCAGGAACGGCGCAGGAAAAACCACCAGTCTGAGGAGCATCATGGGTCTTACCCCTCCTTCATCGGGGAGAATCATTTATAAAGGGGAAGAAATCCAAGGACTGCCTACCTACAAAACAGCGAACAGAGGAATTGGTTATGTGCCGGAAGATCAAGGGATATTCGGGGAACTGACTGTCGAGGAGAATATGAAGGTAGCCATGAAAAATCAGGATGGCGAAACGAAAGACAGGATGGAATGGATAACCGATTTATTTCCTGATTTAAAGAAGTTCTGGAAGAAAGCAGGGGGCAATCTCAGTGGAGGACAAAAGCAAATGCTTTCGATCGCAAGGGCTTATCTAAATAACAATGAATTGATACTGATCGATGAACCCAGTAAGGGACTTGCTCCGATCGTAGTCGAAAAAGTGATGGAATCAATCGTTGAGATGAAAGAAAGGACGACGATCCTGCTGGTTGAGCAAAATTTTATCATGGCAAGTAAAATAGGGGACCGCTACTATATTATCGATGATGGAACCACTGTTCACAACGGGCATATGGAGATGCTTGTGAAAGATGAAGACATGAAGAAGAAATATCTGGGGATTGCATAA